The nucleotide window AAGCCACCCTCGGCCGTATCATGAACGTGCTGGGCGAGCCGATCGACATGAAAGGCGACCTGAAAGAAGAAGACGGCAGCGCAGTAGAGGTTTCCTCTATTCACCGTGCCGCGCCTTCTTATGAAGATCAGTCAAACTCGCAGGAACTGCTGGAAACCGGCATCAAGGTTATCGACCTGATGTGTCCGTTCGCCAAGGGCGGTAAAGTCGGTCTGTTCGGTGGTGCGGGTGTGGGTAAAACCGTAAACATGATGGAGCTGATCCGTAACATCGCGGCTGAGCACTCAGGTTATTCAGTGTTTGCGGGCGTAGGTGAGCGTACTCGTGAGGGTAACGACTTCTACCACGAAATGACTGACTCCAACGTTATCGACAAAGTTGCGCTGGTGTATGGCCAGATGAACGAGCCGCCGGGTAACCGTCTGCGCGTAGCACTGACCGGTCTGACCATGGCGGAAAAATTCCGTGATGAAGGCCGTGACGTTCTGCTGTTCATCGACAACATCTACCGTTACACCCTGGCCGGTACTGAAGTATCAGCACTGCTGGGCCGTATGCCATCTGCAGTAGGTTATCAGCCAACGCTGGCCGAAGAGATGGGTGTGTTGCAGGAGCGTATTACCTCCACCAAAACCGGTTCAATCACCTCCGTACAGGCCGTTTACGTCCCTGCGGATGACCTGACTGACCCGTCACCAGCAACCACCTTTGCTCACCTGGACTCAACCGTTACGCTGAGCCGTCAGATTGCCTCTCTGGGTATTTACCCGGCAGTTGACCCGCTGGATTCCACCAGCCGTCAGCTGGATCCACTGATCGTGGGCCAGGAGCACTATGACGTTGCGCGTGGCGTGCAGTCTCTGCTGCAGCGTTACCAGGAACTGAAAGACATCATCGCCATCCTCGGTATGGACGAGCTGTCTGAAGAAGACAAACTGCTGGTGGCACGTGCGCGTAAGATTCAGCGCTTCCTGTCTCAGCCGTTCTTCGTTGCTGAAGTCTTCACCGGTTCTCCGGGTAAATACGTGACGCTGAAAGACACCATCCGTGGCTTCAAAGGCATCATGGAAGGCGAATTCGACCACCTGCCAGAGCAGGCGTTCTACATGGTCGGCGCGATCGAAGAAGCCGTAGAAAAAGCGAAGAAACTGTAATAACGGTTTCCCGGGAGGAATGGTATGGCTATGACTTTTCATCTGGACGTGGTCAGCGCGGAGCAGCAAATGTTCTCCGGTCTGGTACAGCGTATCCAGGTGTCAGGTAGCGAAGGTGAGCTGGGTATCCACCCGGGTCACGCCCCGCTTCTGACCGCCATCAAGCCTGGTATGATTCGCATCGTGAAACAGCACGGCGAAGAGGAGTATATCTACCTCTCTGGCGGCGTGCTGGAAGTACAGCCGGGCAGCACGACCGTTCTGGCCGACACTGCGATTCGCGGTGAAGACCTCGACGAAGCGCGCGCGCTGGAAGCGAAACGCAAAGCAGAAGAGCACATGAACAGCAGCCACGGCGACGTGGACTACGCTCAGGCCTCTGCAGAGCTGGCGAAAGCTATCGCGAAACTGCGTGTTATCGAGCTGACCAAAAAAGCGATGTAATCAGGCTTTGTGCGTCACGAATGCCAGCCCTTCCGGGCTGGCATTTTTTTTGTCTGATCGCCATGACCGTACGGCCTGATATTCCATGTCTGTCCGGGGCAGAGACATTCAGCGCTGCACGCAGTCCATACAGCGCTACACGCAGTCCATACAGCGCCGCGCCGCATCAGGGCAGCCGCAGGGCGGGTAAAGAACACGGTGGTGTGCCGCCGCGCCGTTTCAGTGTTTACGCTAATTTCGGGCGGAGAAAAATGTAGTAATCTCAGGCCTAAACCTTACACTTTCGAAAGTTAAATTGAGTCTGGATAGTTATGTCGACGAACGCAATGAGTGTGGTGATCCTGGCGGCTGGCAAAGGCACCCGTATGTATTCCGATCTGCCAAAAGTGCTGCATAGCCTGGCAGGTAAACCGATGGTTCAGCACGTCATTGATGCCGCAACCGGCCTCGGCGCACAGCAGGTACATCTGGTGTATGGCCACGGGGGCGAGCAGTTAAAGCAGGCGCTGGCACACAACACCCTGAACTGGGTGCTGCAGGCGGAGCAACTGGGCACCGGCCATGCGATGCAGCAGGCTGCGCCGTTTTTCGCTGATGACGAAGACATTCTGATGCTGTACGGCGATGTGCCGCTGATCACCCAGGCCACGCTGCAGCGGCTGCGTGAAGCCAAACCGGCGGGCGGTATCGGCCTGCTGACCGTGGTACTGGACAATCCCACCGGCTATGGTCGTATCGTGCGTGAAAATGGCACGGTAACCGGCATTGTCGAACAGAAAGATGCCTCTGAGGCACAGCTGAACATTCAGGAGATCAACACCGGCATCCTGATCGCCAACGGCGGCGACCTCAAACGCTGGCTGGCGCAGCTCAATAACCATAATGCGCAGGGCGAGTTCTATATCACCGATATCATCGCCATGGCCCATCAGGAAGGTCGCCTGATTAACGCCGTACACCCGGTGCGTAACAGCGAAACAGATGGCGTAAATAACCGCCTGCAGCTGGCCACGCTGGAGCGCGTTTATCAGCTGGAGCAGGCAGAGCAGCTGCTGCTGGCCGGCGTGATGCTGCGCGATCCGGCACGCTTTGACCTGCGCGGTACGCTGCAGCACGGTCGTGATGTGGAAATTGACAGCAACGTCATACTTGAAGGCAACGTCACCCTGGGCAACCGGGTAAAAATCGGGGCCGGCTGCATCATCAAAAACAGCGTGATTGCTGACGACTGCGAGATCAGCCCTTACTCGGTCATTGAGGATGCGCGACTGGCCAGCGCCTGTACCGTCGGGCCCTTTGCCCGCCTGCGTCCGGGCAGCGAACTGGCTGAAGAGGCGCACGTCGGCAACTTTGTTGAGATGAAAAAGGCCTCTCTGGGCAAAGGTTCCAAAGCCGGCCACCTCTCCTATCTGGGTGATGCAGAGATCGGCGCTGGCGTGAATATCGGTGCCGGAACCATCACCTGCAACTATGACGGGGCGAATAAGTTTAAAACTGTCATCGGCGATAACGTATTTGTTGGCTCGGATACGCAGCTGGTGGCACCGGTCAGCGTGGCGGCGGGCGCCACCATTGCGGCCGGAACGACCGTGATGAAAGACGTCACCGCGGCCGATCTGGTCTACAACCGCAAAGAGCAAAACCAGAAGTCTGGCTGGCAGCGTCCGGTGAAGAAAAAATAAAAAGGCAGGGCCGGCGACGATCGGCCCGTCAGCAGTGCGATTACCCTTAATCCGGTCGCGGCAGAGTCGTGCGTTGCGCACACCTGTCAGCGGCCGGAACAGGGGGCAGTTACTCTCCCCACTCTCTACAAGGCTCGGGGAAACGTCAGGTCAGATGACAACGCAATGGCCGAAAGCCATGAAGTCAGGAAATTATTATGTGTGGAATTGTTGGTGCAGTAGCGCAGCGTGACATTGCAGAAATTCTGCTGGAAGGCCTGCGTCGTCTGGAGTATCGCGGCTATGACTCTGCCGGTCTGGCCGTTGTGGATCGTCAGGGCCATATGACGCGCCTGCGTCGTGTGGGCAAAGTGGCTAATCTGGCAGAAGCTGCCGATCAGCAGCCGCTGGTCGGCGGAACCGGTATCGCGCACACCCGCTGGGCAACGCATGGCGAACCCTCAGAGGCCAATGCGCATCCGCATGTCTCAGAGCACGTTATCGTCGTGCACAACGGCATTATTGAAAACCACGAGCCACTGCGTGCGCTGATGATTGAGCGCGGTTACCGTTTCGCCTCTGAAACCGACACCGAAGTGGTGGCACATCTGGTGCACTGGGAACAGAAGCAGGGCGGAACGCTGCGCGACGTGATCCTGCGGGTGATTCCGCAGCTGCGCGGTGCCTATGGCATGGTGATCATGGACAGCCGCGATCCGTCCGTGCTGGTAGCAGCCCGTTCCGGCAGTCCGCTGGTCATTGGTCGGGGTGTGGGCGAAAACTTTATCGCGTCTGACCAGCTGGCCCTGCTGCCGGTGACCCGCCGCTTCATCTACCTGGAAGAGGGGGACATCGCTGAAATTACCCGTCGCGAAGTCACCATTATCGACCGTGACGGTCAGCAGGCGAAGCGCCCGGAGATCGAATCCAACGCGCAGTACGACGCCGGTGACAAAGGCCTCTACCGCCATTACATGCAGAAAGAGATTTACGAGCAGCCCAACGCCATCAAAAGTACGCTGGCGGGCCGTTTCCATGATGGCATCGTTGATCTGCGCGAATTAGGTGAACAGGCCGAAGCGCTGCTGAGCAAAGTCGAACATATTCAGATCATCGCCTGTGGCACCTCGTATAACTCCGGCATGGTATCGCGCTACTGGTTTGAATCGCTGGCTAACCTGCCGTGTGATGTGGAGATCGCCTCTGAATTCCGCTATCGCAAATCGGCGGTGCGTAAAAACAGCCTGCTGATTACCCTGTCGCAGTCGGGCGAAACCGCTGACACCCTGGCCGCTCTGCGGCTGTCAAAAGAGCTGGGTTATCTTGGTTCGCTGGCCATCTGTAACGTTGCCGGTTCGTCGCTGGTGCGCGAATCCGATCTGGCGCTGATGACCAAAGCCGGCACCGAAATCGGCGTGGCGTCCACCAAAGCCTTCACCACCCAGCTGGCGGTGCTGCTGATGCTGGTGGCCAAACTGGGTCGTCTGCACGGTATGAAGCCGGAAACCGAGCACGAAATCGTGCATGCGCTGCAGGCGCTGCCCAGCCGCATTGAGCAGATGCTGGCACAGGATAAAGTGATCGAAAACCTGGCAGAAGGGTTCTCTGACAAGCATCATGCGCTGTTCCTCGGCCGCGGCGATCAGTATCCGATTGCCATGGAAGGTGCGCTGAAGCTGAAAGAGATCTCCTACATTCACGCTGAAGCCTATGCAGCCGGTGAGCTGAAACATGGCCCGCTGGCGCTGATTGATGCCGATATGCCGGTGATTGTGGTGGCGCCGAACAACGAGCTGCTGGAGAAGCTGAAGTCCAACATTGAAGAAGTGCGCGCGCGCGGCGGTCTGCTGTACGTGTTTGCCGATCAGGATGCCGGATTCAGCGACAGCGAAGGCATGAAGATTATCTCTCTGCCGCACGTTGAAGAGGTGATC belongs to Candidatus Pantoea soli and includes:
- the atpD gene encoding F0F1 ATP synthase subunit beta, with the translated sequence MAAGKIVQIIGAVVDVEFPQDAVPQVYSALEVKNGDARLVLEVQQQLGGGVVRTIAMGSSDGLKRGLEVIDLKKPIQVPVGKATLGRIMNVLGEPIDMKGDLKEEDGSAVEVSSIHRAAPSYEDQSNSQELLETGIKVIDLMCPFAKGGKVGLFGGAGVGKTVNMMELIRNIAAEHSGYSVFAGVGERTREGNDFYHEMTDSNVIDKVALVYGQMNEPPGNRLRVALTGLTMAEKFRDEGRDVLLFIDNIYRYTLAGTEVSALLGRMPSAVGYQPTLAEEMGVLQERITSTKTGSITSVQAVYVPADDLTDPSPATTFAHLDSTVTLSRQIASLGIYPAVDPLDSTSRQLDPLIVGQEHYDVARGVQSLLQRYQELKDIIAILGMDELSEEDKLLVARARKIQRFLSQPFFVAEVFTGSPGKYVTLKDTIRGFKGIMEGEFDHLPEQAFYMVGAIEEAVEKAKKL
- a CDS encoding F0F1 ATP synthase subunit epsilon gives rise to the protein MAMTFHLDVVSAEQQMFSGLVQRIQVSGSEGELGIHPGHAPLLTAIKPGMIRIVKQHGEEEYIYLSGGVLEVQPGSTTVLADTAIRGEDLDEARALEAKRKAEEHMNSSHGDVDYAQASAELAKAIAKLRVIELTKKAM
- the glmU gene encoding bifunctional UDP-N-acetylglucosamine diphosphorylase/glucosamine-1-phosphate N-acetyltransferase GlmU, whose protein sequence is MSTNAMSVVILAAGKGTRMYSDLPKVLHSLAGKPMVQHVIDAATGLGAQQVHLVYGHGGEQLKQALAHNTLNWVLQAEQLGTGHAMQQAAPFFADDEDILMLYGDVPLITQATLQRLREAKPAGGIGLLTVVLDNPTGYGRIVRENGTVTGIVEQKDASEAQLNIQEINTGILIANGGDLKRWLAQLNNHNAQGEFYITDIIAMAHQEGRLINAVHPVRNSETDGVNNRLQLATLERVYQLEQAEQLLLAGVMLRDPARFDLRGTLQHGRDVEIDSNVILEGNVTLGNRVKIGAGCIIKNSVIADDCEISPYSVIEDARLASACTVGPFARLRPGSELAEEAHVGNFVEMKKASLGKGSKAGHLSYLGDAEIGAGVNIGAGTITCNYDGANKFKTVIGDNVFVGSDTQLVAPVSVAAGATIAAGTTVMKDVTAADLVYNRKEQNQKSGWQRPVKKK
- the glmS gene encoding glutamine--fructose-6-phosphate transaminase (isomerizing), coding for MCGIVGAVAQRDIAEILLEGLRRLEYRGYDSAGLAVVDRQGHMTRLRRVGKVANLAEAADQQPLVGGTGIAHTRWATHGEPSEANAHPHVSEHVIVVHNGIIENHEPLRALMIERGYRFASETDTEVVAHLVHWEQKQGGTLRDVILRVIPQLRGAYGMVIMDSRDPSVLVAARSGSPLVIGRGVGENFIASDQLALLPVTRRFIYLEEGDIAEITRREVTIIDRDGQQAKRPEIESNAQYDAGDKGLYRHYMQKEIYEQPNAIKSTLAGRFHDGIVDLRELGEQAEALLSKVEHIQIIACGTSYNSGMVSRYWFESLANLPCDVEIASEFRYRKSAVRKNSLLITLSQSGETADTLAALRLSKELGYLGSLAICNVAGSSLVRESDLALMTKAGTEIGVASTKAFTTQLAVLLMLVAKLGRLHGMKPETEHEIVHALQALPSRIEQMLAQDKVIENLAEGFSDKHHALFLGRGDQYPIAMEGALKLKEISYIHAEAYAAGELKHGPLALIDADMPVIVVAPNNELLEKLKSNIEEVRARGGLLYVFADQDAGFSDSEGMKIISLPHVEEVIAPIFYTVPLQLLSYHVALIKGTDVDQPRNLAKSVTVE